The proteins below come from a single Denticeps clupeoides chromosome 15, fDenClu1.1, whole genome shotgun sequence genomic window:
- the apaf1 gene encoding apoptotic protease-activating factor 1 isoform X1: protein MEERARSCLLRSRSTLVKDIKASYLMDHMISDGVLSPDEEEVVLGKSNRKEQAAALLEVLLRKDNRAYISFYNALVRENYGDLAGILHNDLPLVSPEAEKSFADGCTSFLQMKLSEGGVPQRPVVFVKRPELLNQIQKKLYQLQNTSGWVTVYGMAGSGKSVMASEALRDHTLVSECFPDGVHWLSVGQLDRPDLLVKMQSLCFRLDQNQSGESCPRPPSTIEEAKERLRFLILRRYPRSLLILDDIWDSVVLRAFDIQCRVIITTRDKSLTDSVSGLRLDVPVDSGLEEEKALEILSLYTIGKVQKLPDQALSIVRECKGSPLVVSLIGALLREFPERWDYYLRQLQKKQFKRIRKSSSYDYEALDQAMDASIQVLQEDYKELYRDLTVLEKDVKIPAKVLSVLWNLEVEEVEDVLQEFVNKSLLFRDCNQRPYLYYLHDLQLDFLVEQNRTQLGELHTKVVSQFQKHYKKGPPTSGDIECLYWIRFLPHHMAKAGLSQELYSLMFSLDWVRAKAQILGPAHLIKDYVEYGAILDKENGVVRGQFQEFLSLNGHYLDQRPFPDVVQLALSQPNSSEVYRQALLQAKQKAHQGALYLDWINKHSLENLSRLVLQPHQGSIYYACFSKDGTKIASCGANKRLRMFKSTTGEKLQEFQAHDDEVLCCTFSPDNRLIATCSSDRKVKVWNIEKGCLLRSFEEEHEEQINHCQFTNTSRPLLLATCSNDKFVNTKLWNLNKASSQNTLFGHMEPVNHCCFSPSDAYLATSSSDGTLKLFEVSSTNEWKTIDVSCLFPEKEEAEESEVLVKCSTWSGDGSKIICVAKNAVFVFSVATTDLLCEIRTSRLSTVQFCHACPNSQLVAIALSHYAVELWDFESKKKVADCSGHLSWVRCVQFSPDGSELLSCSDDQTIRLWETNKVHTSSVALLKRDSDVLFEETGITVISTNNQNQLQMWNGTTGTLTFESAAQESRIRCTCICRQPGLMAFGQEDGTVRAKMTTARQVLWHIGWRALQMLTPHRGQVLALGLETGNVQVLEVPSGDTLTLQGHTKTVFHCQFSHDGQTLVTSSEDTTIRVWRWRTQECVILKGHTEPVRRFSLLHTSATPQRLLSWSFDGTVKVWDMVNGEKIQDILCHQGAILSCDVSPDGRRFTTTSADKTAKVWSCDSWKMLHLLKGHRDCVRSSRFSWDGRRLATGDDNGEIRLWNVRDGAPLKIYSRGSKDSMDSLHGGWVTDLHFSPDSKVLVSTGGYIKWWNVETGEALQTFYTAGANLKRIHVSPDFSTFITIDNIGILYILKKVVPEME, encoded by the exons ATGGAAGAGCGCGCTCGGAGCTGTCTACTGCGCTCTCGCAGCACTTTGGTGAAGGACATCAAGGCTTCCTACCTGATGGATCACATGATCAGCGATGGAGTGCTTTCTCCCGATGAGGAGGAGGTTGTGTTGGGCAAG TCTAACAGGAAGGAGCAGGCTGCAGCCTTGCTGGAGGTGTTGCTGCGTAAAGACAACAGGGCCTACATTTCCTTCTACAATGCACTGGTCAGGGAGAACTATGGGGACTTGGCTGGCATACTGCACAATGATCTGCCTCTGGTGTCACCAGAAGCTGAGAAGAGCTTTGCAGATGGATGCACTTCTTTCC TCCAAATGAAACTAAGTGAGGGTGGAGTGCCACAGAGACCTGTGGTGTTTGTGAAGCGCCCCGAACTGCTGAACCAAATTCAGAAAAAACTCTACCAGCTCCAGAACACATCCGGTTGGGTCACTGTGTACGGCATGGCTGGATCAGGGAAGTCTGTGATGGCATCTGAGGCTTTGAGGGACCATACACTCGTGTCTG AGTGTTTTCCTGATGGCGTTCACTGGCTCTCTGTGGGCCAGCTGGATCGGCCAGACCTTCTAGTGAAGATGCAGTCTCTGTGCTTCCGTCTGGACCAGAACCAGAGTGGTGAGTCCTGCCCTCGCCCACCCAGCACCATCGAGGAGGCTAAAGAGCGTCTGCGCTTCCTCATCCTCCGCAGGTACCCGAG ATCTCTCTTGATCCTCGATGACATTTGGGACAGTGTGGTCCTCAGGGCATTTGACATCCAGTGCCGAGTCATAATAACTACAAGAGACAAAAGCCTCACTGATTCAGTTTCTG GTCTGCGGCTGGATGTGCCTGTGGATAGTGGACTAGAGGAAGAAAAAGCGCTGGAAATTCTGTCTCTTTATACAATTGGAAAAGTCCAGAAATTGCCTGATCAGGCCCTCAGCATCGTCAGGGAGTGCAAAG GTTCTCCACTGGTGGTGTCCCTCATTGGGGCTCTGCTGAGGGAGTTTCCTGAACGCTGGGACTACTACTTGCGGCAGCTGCAGAAAAAGCAGTTCAAGAGAATTAGGAAGTCCTCCTCCTATGATTACGAGGCCCTGGACCAGGCCATGGATGCCAGCATCCAGGTGCTACAGGAGGACTACAAGGAACTTTACAGGGACCTCACCGTCTTGGAGAAAGATGTCAAAATTCCAGCCAAG GTGCTGTCTGTTCTTTGGAATCTGGAGGTGGAGGAAGTTGAGGATGTGCTACAGGAGTTTGTTAACAAGTCATTGCTTTTCCGCGATTGCAACCAGCGGCCATACCTCTACTACCTGCATGACCTTCAGCTGGACTTCCTGGTGGAGCAGAATCGCACACAGCTAGGG GAACTGCACACTAAAGTTGTCAGTCAATTCCAGAAGCACTATAAGAAAGGCCCGCCCACATCCGGGGATATTGAGTGCCTTTATTGGATCAGGTTTCTGCCGCATCACATGGCCAAGGCTGGTCTGTCACAG gAGCTTTACTCCCTTATGTTTTCACTTGACTGGGTCAGAGCCAAAGCTCAGATTTTGGGACCAGCCCATCTTATTAAAGATTACGTGGAATATGGAGCCATACTGGATAAAGAG AATGGTGTGGTGAGAGGCCAGTTTCAGGAGTTCCTGTCTCTCAATGGCCACTACCTGGACCAGAGGCCGTTCCCTGACGTGGTGCAGTTGGCTCTGTCACAGCCAAACTCCTCTGAAGTGTATCGCCAAGCCCTGCTGCAGGCAAAGCAGAAGGCTCACCAGGGTGCGCTCTATCTAGACTGGAT CAATAAACACAGTCTGGAGAACTTGTCTCGGTTAGTGTTGCAGCCCCATCAGGGCTCCATATATTATGCATGCTTCTCAAAGGATGGAACCAAGATTGCATCCTGTGGAGCCAACAAACGATTACGG ATGTTTAAAAGTACAACTGGGGAGAAACTTCAGGAATTCCAGGCCCATGATGATGAAGTTCTATGCTGCACGTTCTCACCTGACAATAGACTTATCGCCACTTGCTCCAGTGACAGGAAGGTGAAG GTGTGGAACATAGAGAAGGGTTGCCTGTTGAGGTCCTTCGAAGAGGAACACGAAGAGCAGATTAACCACTGCCAGTTTACCAACACCTCCCGACCGCTCCTACTGGCCACCTGCTCCAATGACAAATTTGTCAACACCAAG CTGTGGAACCTCAACAAGGCATCTTCGCAGAACACACTGTTTGGTCACATGGAGCCTGTCAACCACTGTTGCTTCTCTCCGAGTGATGCTTACTTGGCAACATCCTCCAGCGATGGTACTTTGAAG CTATTTGAAGTATCTTCGACGAATGAATGGAAGACCATAGATGTGAGCTGCCTCTTCCCAGAGAAGGAGGAAGCAGAGGAGTCTGAGGTCTTGGTTAAATGCAGCACATGGTCAGGCGATGGCTCAAAGATCATCTGTGTTGCCAAGAATGCTGTTTTT GTGTTCAGTGtggccaccactgacctgcTGTGTGAGATTCGGACGAGCCGTCTGAGCACAGTGCAGTTCTGCCACGCCTGCCCCAACAGCCAGCTGGTTGCCATCGCTCTGTCACACTATGCCGTGGAG CTGTGGGACTTTGAGTCCAAGAAGAAGGTGGCCGACTGCAGTGGTCACCTGAGCTGGGTACGATGTGTGCAGTTCTCCCCGGACGGATCTGAACTACTCTCCTGCTCCGATGACCAGACCATCAGA CTCTGGGAGACAAACAAGGTTCACACCTCATCTGTGGCGTTGCTGAAGAGGGACTCTGATGTGCTGTTTGAAGAAACCGGAATTACTGTGATCTCCACCAACAATCAAAACCAACTGCAG ATGTGGAACGGCACAACAGGCACTTTAACGTTTGAATCCGCGGCGCAAGAGTCGAGAATCCGCTGCACCTGCATCTGCCGCCAGCCTGGACTCATGGCATTTGGACAAGAGGACGGAACCGTGAGG gCAAAGATGACCACAGCTAGGCAGGTACTGTGGCATATTGGCTGGAGGGCTCTGCAGATGTTAACCCCACACAGGGGACAGGTGCTAGCACTAGGGCTAGAGACAGGCAATGTACAG GTACTGGAAGTCCCCTCAGGAGATACCCTGACACTCCAAGGTCACACCAAAACTGTCTTCCACTGTCAGTTCAGTCATGATGGACAGACTCTGGTCACCTCATCGGAGGACACCACCATCAGG GTCTGGAGGTGGCGGACGCAGGAGTGTGTCATTTTGAAGGGTCACACTGAGCCAGTCAGGAGGTTTTCTCTGCTTCACACCTCTGCCACACCTCAGCGGCTGCTGTCTTGGTCATTTGATGGGACTGTCAAG GTTTGGGACATGGTCAACGGGGAGAAGATTCAAGACATCCTTTGTCACCAAGGAGCCATCCTCTCCTGTGACGTGTCCCCAGATGGCCGAAGGTTCACAACCACCTCTGCTGACAAGACTGCAAAG GTTTGGAGCTGTGATTCCTGGAAGATGCTACACTTGCTGAAGGGGCACAGAGACTGTGTCCGCAGCAGCCGTTTCTCCTGGGACGGCAGGCGGTTGGCGACTGGGGACGACAACGGAGAGATCCGA CTGTGGAATGTTCGGGATGGAGCTCCACTGAAAATCTATTCCCGAGGCAGTAAGGACTCCATGGACTCTCTGCACGGGGGATGGGTGACTGATCTGCATTTTTCTCCTGACAGCAAAGTGCTTGTGTCTACAGGAGGTTACATTAAG
- the apaf1 gene encoding apoptotic protease-activating factor 1 isoform X2 yields the protein MEERARSCLLRSRSTLVKDIKASYLMDHMISDGVLSPDEEEVVLGKSNRKEQAAALLEVLLRKDNRAYISFYNALVRENYGDLAGILHNDLPLVSPEAEKSFADGCTSFLQMKLSEGGVPQRPVVFVKRPELLNQIQKKLYQLQNTSGWVTVYGMAGSGKSVMASEALRDHTLVSECFPDGVHWLSVGQLDRPDLLVKMQSLCFRLDQNQSGESCPRPPSTIEEAKERLRFLILRRYPRSLLILDDIWDSVVLRAFDIQCRVIITTRDKSLTDSVSGLRLDVPVDSGLEEEKALEILSLYTIGKVQKLPDQALSIVRECKGSPLVVSLIGALLREFPERWDYYLRQLQKKQFKRIRKSSSYDYEALDQAMDASIQVLQEDYKELYRDLTVLEKDVKIPAKVLSVLWNLEVEEVEDVLQEFVNKSLLFRDCNQRPYLYYLHDLQLDFLVEQNRTQLGELHTKVVSQFQKHYKKGPPTSGDIECLYWIRFLPHHMAKAGLSQELYSLMFSLDWVRAKAQILGPAHLIKDYVEYGAILDKENGVVRGQFQEFLSLNGHYLDQRPFPDVVQLALSQPNSSEVYRQALLQAKQKAHQGALYLDWINKHSLENLSRLVLQPHQGSIYYACFSKDGTKIASCGANKRLRMFKSTTGEKLQEFQAHDDEVLCCTFSPDNRLIATCSSDRKVKVWNIEKGCLLRSFEEEHEEQINHCQFTNTSRPLLLATCSNDKFVNTKLWNLNKASSQNTLFGHMEPVNHCCFSPSDAYLATSSSDGTLKLFEVSSTNEWKTIDVSCLFPEKEEAEESEVLVKCSTWSGDGSKIICVAKNAVFVFSVATTDLLCEIRTSRLSTVQFCHACPNSQLVAIALSHYAVELWDFESKKKVADCSGHLSWVRCVQFSPDGSELLSCSDDQTIRLWETNKVHTSSVALLKRDSDVLFEETGITVISTNNQNQLQMWNGTTGTLTFESAAQESRIRCTCICRQPGLMAFGQEDGTVRVLEVPSGDTLTLQGHTKTVFHCQFSHDGQTLVTSSEDTTIRVWRWRTQECVILKGHTEPVRRFSLLHTSATPQRLLSWSFDGTVKVWDMVNGEKIQDILCHQGAILSCDVSPDGRRFTTTSADKTAKVWSCDSWKMLHLLKGHRDCVRSSRFSWDGRRLATGDDNGEIRLWNVRDGAPLKIYSRGSKDSMDSLHGGWVTDLHFSPDSKVLVSTGGYIKWWNVETGEALQTFYTAGANLKRIHVSPDFSTFITIDNIGILYILKKVVPEME from the exons ATGGAAGAGCGCGCTCGGAGCTGTCTACTGCGCTCTCGCAGCACTTTGGTGAAGGACATCAAGGCTTCCTACCTGATGGATCACATGATCAGCGATGGAGTGCTTTCTCCCGATGAGGAGGAGGTTGTGTTGGGCAAG TCTAACAGGAAGGAGCAGGCTGCAGCCTTGCTGGAGGTGTTGCTGCGTAAAGACAACAGGGCCTACATTTCCTTCTACAATGCACTGGTCAGGGAGAACTATGGGGACTTGGCTGGCATACTGCACAATGATCTGCCTCTGGTGTCACCAGAAGCTGAGAAGAGCTTTGCAGATGGATGCACTTCTTTCC TCCAAATGAAACTAAGTGAGGGTGGAGTGCCACAGAGACCTGTGGTGTTTGTGAAGCGCCCCGAACTGCTGAACCAAATTCAGAAAAAACTCTACCAGCTCCAGAACACATCCGGTTGGGTCACTGTGTACGGCATGGCTGGATCAGGGAAGTCTGTGATGGCATCTGAGGCTTTGAGGGACCATACACTCGTGTCTG AGTGTTTTCCTGATGGCGTTCACTGGCTCTCTGTGGGCCAGCTGGATCGGCCAGACCTTCTAGTGAAGATGCAGTCTCTGTGCTTCCGTCTGGACCAGAACCAGAGTGGTGAGTCCTGCCCTCGCCCACCCAGCACCATCGAGGAGGCTAAAGAGCGTCTGCGCTTCCTCATCCTCCGCAGGTACCCGAG ATCTCTCTTGATCCTCGATGACATTTGGGACAGTGTGGTCCTCAGGGCATTTGACATCCAGTGCCGAGTCATAATAACTACAAGAGACAAAAGCCTCACTGATTCAGTTTCTG GTCTGCGGCTGGATGTGCCTGTGGATAGTGGACTAGAGGAAGAAAAAGCGCTGGAAATTCTGTCTCTTTATACAATTGGAAAAGTCCAGAAATTGCCTGATCAGGCCCTCAGCATCGTCAGGGAGTGCAAAG GTTCTCCACTGGTGGTGTCCCTCATTGGGGCTCTGCTGAGGGAGTTTCCTGAACGCTGGGACTACTACTTGCGGCAGCTGCAGAAAAAGCAGTTCAAGAGAATTAGGAAGTCCTCCTCCTATGATTACGAGGCCCTGGACCAGGCCATGGATGCCAGCATCCAGGTGCTACAGGAGGACTACAAGGAACTTTACAGGGACCTCACCGTCTTGGAGAAAGATGTCAAAATTCCAGCCAAG GTGCTGTCTGTTCTTTGGAATCTGGAGGTGGAGGAAGTTGAGGATGTGCTACAGGAGTTTGTTAACAAGTCATTGCTTTTCCGCGATTGCAACCAGCGGCCATACCTCTACTACCTGCATGACCTTCAGCTGGACTTCCTGGTGGAGCAGAATCGCACACAGCTAGGG GAACTGCACACTAAAGTTGTCAGTCAATTCCAGAAGCACTATAAGAAAGGCCCGCCCACATCCGGGGATATTGAGTGCCTTTATTGGATCAGGTTTCTGCCGCATCACATGGCCAAGGCTGGTCTGTCACAG gAGCTTTACTCCCTTATGTTTTCACTTGACTGGGTCAGAGCCAAAGCTCAGATTTTGGGACCAGCCCATCTTATTAAAGATTACGTGGAATATGGAGCCATACTGGATAAAGAG AATGGTGTGGTGAGAGGCCAGTTTCAGGAGTTCCTGTCTCTCAATGGCCACTACCTGGACCAGAGGCCGTTCCCTGACGTGGTGCAGTTGGCTCTGTCACAGCCAAACTCCTCTGAAGTGTATCGCCAAGCCCTGCTGCAGGCAAAGCAGAAGGCTCACCAGGGTGCGCTCTATCTAGACTGGAT CAATAAACACAGTCTGGAGAACTTGTCTCGGTTAGTGTTGCAGCCCCATCAGGGCTCCATATATTATGCATGCTTCTCAAAGGATGGAACCAAGATTGCATCCTGTGGAGCCAACAAACGATTACGG ATGTTTAAAAGTACAACTGGGGAGAAACTTCAGGAATTCCAGGCCCATGATGATGAAGTTCTATGCTGCACGTTCTCACCTGACAATAGACTTATCGCCACTTGCTCCAGTGACAGGAAGGTGAAG GTGTGGAACATAGAGAAGGGTTGCCTGTTGAGGTCCTTCGAAGAGGAACACGAAGAGCAGATTAACCACTGCCAGTTTACCAACACCTCCCGACCGCTCCTACTGGCCACCTGCTCCAATGACAAATTTGTCAACACCAAG CTGTGGAACCTCAACAAGGCATCTTCGCAGAACACACTGTTTGGTCACATGGAGCCTGTCAACCACTGTTGCTTCTCTCCGAGTGATGCTTACTTGGCAACATCCTCCAGCGATGGTACTTTGAAG CTATTTGAAGTATCTTCGACGAATGAATGGAAGACCATAGATGTGAGCTGCCTCTTCCCAGAGAAGGAGGAAGCAGAGGAGTCTGAGGTCTTGGTTAAATGCAGCACATGGTCAGGCGATGGCTCAAAGATCATCTGTGTTGCCAAGAATGCTGTTTTT GTGTTCAGTGtggccaccactgacctgcTGTGTGAGATTCGGACGAGCCGTCTGAGCACAGTGCAGTTCTGCCACGCCTGCCCCAACAGCCAGCTGGTTGCCATCGCTCTGTCACACTATGCCGTGGAG CTGTGGGACTTTGAGTCCAAGAAGAAGGTGGCCGACTGCAGTGGTCACCTGAGCTGGGTACGATGTGTGCAGTTCTCCCCGGACGGATCTGAACTACTCTCCTGCTCCGATGACCAGACCATCAGA CTCTGGGAGACAAACAAGGTTCACACCTCATCTGTGGCGTTGCTGAAGAGGGACTCTGATGTGCTGTTTGAAGAAACCGGAATTACTGTGATCTCCACCAACAATCAAAACCAACTGCAG ATGTGGAACGGCACAACAGGCACTTTAACGTTTGAATCCGCGGCGCAAGAGTCGAGAATCCGCTGCACCTGCATCTGCCGCCAGCCTGGACTCATGGCATTTGGACAAGAGGACGGAACCGTGAGG GTACTGGAAGTCCCCTCAGGAGATACCCTGACACTCCAAGGTCACACCAAAACTGTCTTCCACTGTCAGTTCAGTCATGATGGACAGACTCTGGTCACCTCATCGGAGGACACCACCATCAGG GTCTGGAGGTGGCGGACGCAGGAGTGTGTCATTTTGAAGGGTCACACTGAGCCAGTCAGGAGGTTTTCTCTGCTTCACACCTCTGCCACACCTCAGCGGCTGCTGTCTTGGTCATTTGATGGGACTGTCAAG GTTTGGGACATGGTCAACGGGGAGAAGATTCAAGACATCCTTTGTCACCAAGGAGCCATCCTCTCCTGTGACGTGTCCCCAGATGGCCGAAGGTTCACAACCACCTCTGCTGACAAGACTGCAAAG GTTTGGAGCTGTGATTCCTGGAAGATGCTACACTTGCTGAAGGGGCACAGAGACTGTGTCCGCAGCAGCCGTTTCTCCTGGGACGGCAGGCGGTTGGCGACTGGGGACGACAACGGAGAGATCCGA CTGTGGAATGTTCGGGATGGAGCTCCACTGAAAATCTATTCCCGAGGCAGTAAGGACTCCATGGACTCTCTGCACGGGGGATGGGTGACTGATCTGCATTTTTCTCCTGACAGCAAAGTGCTTGTGTCTACAGGAGGTTACATTAAG